One genomic region from Augochlora pura isolate Apur16 chromosome 7, APUR_v2.2.1, whole genome shotgun sequence encodes:
- the LOC144472181 gene encoding uncharacterized protein LOC144472181 has product MKMFRENGGKFVVFALVILTFVCGETFSECNKITNCSCAFPDGLGYDLTQLNGSRPLITRDNKNYTFYFHPCENIPLTTNESSECFKGKGVSMCLVNENNHSSISLGTVEETTMIVYPEKSKKQSSLFLQHTNYNTTVEFVCCKDCVTRLVADETMNIQEHHLLLVSPHVCELQVLEVHKFSIGSILVFIFFSLCGVYFIGGALTLNLLRGATGLEMIPNHGFWKDLPSLVREGINSTLCCCRASSYLEI; this is encoded by the exons ATGAAAATGTTCAGAGAGAATGGTGGCAAGTTTGTCGTATTTGCACTGGTGATTCTAACGTTTGTCTGCGGCGAAACATTCTCAGAATGcaacaaaataacaaattgttcCTGTGCGTTTCCTGACGGTCTGGGTTACGACCTGACACAGCTCAACGGCTCCAG ACCATTGATAACACGGGATAATAAGAATTACACTTTTTACTTTCATCCGTGTGAAAATATTCCACTGACAACTAATGAATCTAGCGAATGCTTCAAAGGAAAAGGAGTATCT ATGTGCCtagtaaatgaaaataatcattCATCTATCAGCCTTGGAACAGTCGAGGAAACTACTATGATTGTATATCCTGAAAAATCCAAGAAACAGTCTTCCCTATTTCTGCAGCATACTAATTATAACACAACAGTCGAATTTGTTTGTTGTAAAGATTGTGTGACCCGTTTGGTGGCAGATGAAACCATGAACATTCAAGAGCAT CATCTACTGTTGGTGTCGCCACACGTTTGCGAGTTGCAGGTGCTTGAGGTTCACAAGTTCTCCATCGGCTCCATATtggtatttatattcttctcaCTTTGCGGAGTATATTTTATCGGAGGTGCATTGACATTGAACCTGCTGAGGGGGGCGACAGGATTGGAAATGATACCAAATCATGGCTTTTGGAAAGATCTACCGTCGCTTGTGCGG GAAGGCATCAATTCCACTCTGTGCTGCTGTCGCGCCAGCAGTTACCTCGAGATATAA
- the LOC144472655 gene encoding trissin receptor-like, with amino-acid sequence MSAPEVDLEEARMIEHRDAILYEIRSNESFIRNETLLQNISLIEDYIFDRTDVRVIFITLYTVVFVCCIFGNLMVIFVVSFSHRLRSITNFFLANLAVADLCVGVFCVYQTLTNYLMNSWQLGNFLCKVYMFVHALSYTASVLILVLVCVERYLAIVYPIKCRSVLTRRRLRLVVGVVWLMAAVYASPRFFYVETVNNRLITGDVDIICVANIKKHNKNLLDAMNLVFLYLLPLGLMTCLYSRIAVGLWKSGATLTAPGMARTRHDGVQHMRSSSRNVLRDRRGVIRMLIAVVMMFAVCNLPQQVRIVWRHWDSSYDRTSDFSTLLTLCTFLISYTNSCLNPLLYAFLSRNFRRGIRELLLCRGSRGRAVSLAMGCTRVTQARHENGLNTAQPHSSLIRLSSIRDSPRASSSVIRQATCEKIS; translated from the exons ATGTCTGCGCCGGAAGTGGATCTTGAGGAGGCCAG AATGATCGAGCACCGCGACGCGATACTCTACGAGATCCGCAGCAACGAGAGTTTTATACGGAACGAAACTCTCCTGCAGAACATATCCTTGATCGAGGACTACATATTCGACAGGACCGACGTCAGAGTGATATTCATCACGCTCTACACCGTTGTGTTCGTCTGTTGCATCTTCG GCAATCTGATGGTGATCTTCGTGGTGAGCTTCTCGCATCGGCTTCGCAGCATCACTAACTTCTTCTTGGCGAACCTAGCAGTGGCTGACTTGTGCGTGGGCGTGTTCTGCGTCTACCAGACGCTGACCAATTACCTGATGAACAGCTGGCAGCTGGGCAACTTCCTCTGCAAGGTTTACATGTTCGTCCACGCGTTGTCCTATACCGCGAGTGTCCTGATCCTGGTGTTGGTCTGCGTGGAACGGTATTTAGCCATCGTCTACCCAATCAAATGCAGGTCTGTGTTGACTAGACGACGTTTGAGGCTCGTGGTGGGGGTGGTCTGGCTGATGGCGGCGGTGTACGCCTCTCCGAGGTTCTTTTACGTCGAGACGGTGAACAACCGGTTGATCACTGGAGACGTGGACATCATCTGCGTCGCCAACATCAAGAAGCACAACAAGAACCTCCTGGACGCGATGAACCTGGTATTCCTGTATCTCCTGCCCCTAGGACTAATGACCTGTCTCTACTCGAGGATCGCAGTGGGATTGTGGAAGAGCGGGGCGACCCTGACTGCCCCTGGGATGGCCAGAACCAGGCATGACGGGGTCCAGCACATGCGGAGTTCCAGCAGGAACGTCCTCAGGGACAGACGAGGTGTCATCAG GATGCTGATCGCTGTCGTGATGATGTTCGCTGTTTGCAACCTGCCTCAGCAGGTGCGCATCGTCTGGCGACACTGGGACTCCAGCTACGACAGGACGTCCGACTTCAGCACGCTGCTCACCCTGTGCACGTTCCTCATCTCCTACACCAACTCCTGTCTGAATCCTCTACTGTACGCCTTCCTATCCCGCAACTTTCGCAGGGGAATTCGCGAGCTTCTGCTCTGCAGAGGATCCAGGGGCAGAGCTGTCAGCCTAGCCATGGGCTGCACCAGGGTCACCCAGGCAAGACACGAGAACGGTTTGAACACTGCCCAGCCGCACAGCTCTTTGATTCGTCTGAGCTCCATCCGGGACAGTCCTCGCGCGTCCAGCAGCGTCATCAGACAGGCTACCTGCGAGAAGATCTCCTGA
- the LOC144472179 gene encoding hydroxypyruvate reductase, producing the protein MSARIKSVLISDAVDACCGELLARHGVPVTAKSKLSKEELIKELQNHDALIVRSETKVTSEVFEKCPKLRVVGRAGTGVDNIDLQAATKHGVVVLNTPGGNSISACELTCALISALARNVAQAAGALKEGRWDRKLYSGRELSGKTLAILGMGRIGREVARRMQAFEMRVIAFDPVLSVEDAMQLQVEKLSLDEIWPQADYITVHTPLIPQTRNLINAVTLAKCKKGVRVVNVARGGIVDEEALLESIEAGHCGGAALDVFVEEPPKNPVTLKLIAHPKVVATPHLGASTSEAQERVAVEIAQQFIVLAGKSTEYAVTGIVNAPIMSGAMMKENAPWIDLSKKLGQLAARLSKHKNKLVLKSETVGSGMKEKAFIHTAILVGVLSTRTKNGLNLINAPMMAQDKGVNVTAGHQEAGSQAISVAIEGHTLKGTVRNNELLLLSLDDATFPSGISLANYVVLYQTSRVEDLAQIVNAFSSKGINIHSLNASGNWVVVQANEEVSLKVDGIKNF; encoded by the exons ATGTCAGCCAGAATTAAGAGCGTTCTCATCAGCGACGCCGTGGACGCTTGCTGCGGCGAGCTCCTGGCTCGCCACGGGGTCCCGGTCACTGCCAAAAGCAAGCTGTCCAAAGAAGAGCTGATCAAAGAGCTCCAG AACCACGACGCTCTGATCGTCCGATCGGAAACTAAAGTGACCAGCGAAGTGTTCGAGAAATGTCCTAAGCTGAGAGTGGTCGGCCGAGCTGGGACGGGGGTAGACAACATCGATCTTCAAGCTGCAACGAAACACGGAGTCGTAGTCCTAAA CACCCCAGGAGGAAACAGCATCAGTGCCTGCGAGCTAACTTGCGCGCTGATTTCCGCATTGGCACGGAATGTGGCCCAAGCAGCTGGGGCCCTCAAAGAGGGACGATGGGACAGGAAATTATACTCCGGGAGAGAGCTGTCCGGCAAGACCCTGGCTATCCTGGGCATGGGCCGAATCGGCCGTGAAGTGGCTCGGAGGATGCAAGCCTTTGAGATGCGCGTGATCGCGTTCGATCCTGTGCTCTCTGTTGAAGATGCGATGCAATTGCAAGTGGAGAAGCTCAGTCTAGATGAGATCTGGCCCCAGGCAGACTACATCACCGTGCACACGCCCCTGATTCCTCAAACTAGAA ATCTGATCAATGCAGTAACATTGGCAAAATGCAAGAAGGGTGTGCGCGTTGTGAACGTGGCCCGTGGTGGTATCGTCGATGAAGAGGCGCTCCTCGAGTCCATCGAGGCTGGCCACTGTGGCGGTGCTGCTTTGGACGTCTTCGTCGAAGAACCACCCAAGAACCCCGTAACATTGAAGCTCATCGCTCATCCGAAGGTCGTCGCTACGCCGCATCTTG GGGCAAGTACTTCTGAGGCTCAAGAGCGAGTGGCCGTGGAGATAGCCCAACAGTTCATAGTGTTGGCCGGCAAGTCGACCGAGTACGCGGTCACAGGCATAGTGAACGCCCCCATAATGTCCGGCGCCATGATGAAGGAGAATGCGCCGTGGATAGACTTGTCGAAGAAGCTGGGTCAGCTGGCTGCCCGACTGTCCAAGCACAAGAACAAGTTGGTCTTGAAGAGCGAGACAGTGGGCAGTGGGATGAAAGAGAAGGCGTTCATCCACACCGCTATTTTGGTCGGTGTCCTGTCCACACGGACCAAGAATGGCTTGAATCTGATCAACGCGCCAATGATGGCTCAGGACAAAGGCGTTAACGTGACAGCAGGCCATCAGGAGGCTGGGTCCCAGGCTATTTCCGTTGCCATTGAGGGCCATACACTCAAAG GAACTGTCCGCAACAATGAACTGCTATTATTGTCTCTGGACGACGCAACGTTCCCCAGCGGAATCTCTCTTGCAAACTACGTCGTCCTATACCAGACAAGCAGGGTCGAGGACCTGGCACAGATCGTGAACGCATTCTCGTCGAAAGGCATAAACATTCACAGCTTGAACGCCAGCGGCAACTGGGTCGTCGTGCAGGCTAACGAGGAAGTGTCTTTGAAGGTTGATGGCATCAAGAACTTCTAA